A single Blastococcus colisei DNA region contains:
- a CDS encoding maleylpyruvate isomerase family mycothiol-dependent enzyme, which produces MSVMAQARAEREDLLDLVERLTPEQWRTPSLCAGWTVQDVVAHVLSYDELGPRQLAARFTRGLFLVDRTNALGLCEYAVRTPAELVELLRAHLTPTGLTAGLGGAIALTDGLIHQQDIRRPLGEPRTIPAERLVPALRTALFGPVLRGVVRVRDVRLVATDLDWAFGRGPEVHGTAEALLMAVAGRRAVADELSGPGRARVAQRLG; this is translated from the coding sequence GCGTGATGGCGCAGGCGCGGGCCGAGCGCGAGGACCTGCTCGACCTGGTGGAGCGGCTCACCCCGGAGCAGTGGCGCACTCCGTCGCTGTGCGCGGGCTGGACGGTGCAGGACGTCGTCGCCCACGTGCTGAGCTACGACGAGCTCGGCCCACGGCAGCTGGCGGCTCGCTTCACCCGCGGTCTCTTCCTCGTCGACCGCACGAATGCGCTCGGTCTGTGCGAGTACGCCGTGCGCACTCCGGCTGAGCTGGTCGAGCTGCTCCGCGCCCACCTCACGCCGACGGGGCTGACCGCGGGCCTGGGCGGAGCGATCGCCCTCACCGACGGTCTCATCCACCAGCAGGACATCCGGCGCCCGCTGGGCGAGCCGCGGACCATCCCGGCGGAGCGGCTCGTGCCCGCGCTGCGCACCGCCCTGTTCGGCCCGGTGCTGCGCGGGGTGGTGCGCGTGCGCGACGTCCGGCTCGTGGCGACCGATCTGGACTGGGCGTTCGGTCGGGGGCCCGAGGTCCACGGCACCGCCGAGGCCCTCCTGATGGCCGTGGCGGGCCGGAGGGCGGTCGCCGACGAGCTCTCCGGGCCCGGACGGGCCCGGGTGGCGCAGCGGCTCGGTTGA
- a CDS encoding alpha/beta fold hydrolase yields MTDDEGDDERLATRTVGESGPRVVFVHGLFGQGRNWTTIAKGLADGHRVTLVDLPNHGHSPWTDRVDYLDMAEMLATEFEHLGEPVTLVGHSMGGKVAMQLALRRPELLRALVVVDIGPVEYPLTGGRTDDPDEEASPFAAFIAAMRAMDLDALTTRADADEALKTAVPSRMVRSFLLQSLVREGADGDGWCWRLNLELLERDLGELRGFPEPPPGATYDGPVLWVAGANSTYVLDEDRPHMDALFPATRLVRIKNAGHWVHSEQPEVFLATVRRFLDTVES; encoded by the coding sequence GTGACCGACGACGAAGGGGACGACGAGCGTCTCGCCACGCGCACCGTGGGGGAGTCGGGGCCGCGGGTCGTCTTCGTGCACGGGCTGTTCGGTCAGGGCCGGAACTGGACCACGATCGCCAAGGGGCTGGCGGACGGCCATCGCGTGACCCTGGTGGACCTGCCCAACCACGGGCACTCCCCGTGGACCGACCGGGTCGACTACCTCGACATGGCCGAGATGCTGGCCACGGAGTTCGAGCACCTGGGGGAGCCGGTCACGCTCGTCGGCCACTCGATGGGCGGGAAGGTGGCGATGCAGCTCGCGCTGCGGCGCCCGGAACTGCTGCGCGCGCTGGTCGTCGTCGACATCGGGCCGGTCGAGTACCCGTTGACGGGCGGCCGCACCGACGACCCCGACGAGGAGGCCTCGCCGTTCGCCGCGTTCATCGCGGCCATGCGGGCGATGGACCTCGACGCGCTGACGACCCGCGCCGATGCCGACGAGGCCCTGAAGACCGCCGTCCCCAGCCGGATGGTCCGCAGCTTCCTGCTGCAGAGCCTGGTGCGGGAGGGGGCGGACGGCGACGGGTGGTGCTGGCGGCTGAACCTGGAGCTGCTCGAGCGAGACCTCGGTGAGCTGCGCGGCTTCCCCGAGCCCCCGCCCGGGGCCACCTACGACGGCCCGGTCCTCTGGGTGGCGGGCGCGAACTCGACCTACGTGCTCGACGAGGACCGCCCGCACATGGACGCCCTCTTCCCCGCCACCCGGCTGGTCCGGATCAAGAACGCCGGCCACTGGGTGCACTCCGAGCAACCCGAGGTCTTCCTCGCGACCGTGCGCCGGTTCCTCGACACCGTCGAGAGCTGA
- a CDS encoding helicase has translation MPGRPRRSKNSRSTSSRTTSRRTTTTAKRATAPARSKKPAPETPSAGPGERVWVLAVPFRAPAPGAVWHAGLQAHVWVGPDLPPELAPYDPAPYTFERFLEDELNEKPRAVPLARPMTPRDQQCDGADVVAAHAAAGGRVFLLGDDPGVGKTGTAILAVKAIAEQRDVRTVLVIADRPAAITIPHWTRSIAGFGDGGLRWCVTTWDRLAKVSTLRFDVVVADEAHMVRHTTTQRWKHWKAVSGAGRVKDAPFVLACTATPAHTPLELPYLAPEFAVRHGESIREWADLPKRLEAHGFHVERGRYGWQWSEDADARRTDLTRLQSWLADADPPATLHRPAPWGPVSVTGTPVALTPAERAAYESEWSEFRAEMQLARKARQSAKGRAALMRFRQKAGLIRVQATVDWVRAQVEAERQVAVSVEFVETAADPIREALLDAGIPVAGIYGRDRFDVERERLRFQRGDAMVCVFTVTASISLHAGETLPDGRAASDTPRVGLFHQPRFSGIQARQVTGRTHRDGKTSPWRIAFAEDTVEEQVARVMVERLAVSGSAAGADTSSLREIAELLDADWLPAAALVDG, from the coding sequence ATGCCAGGCCGGCCACGCCGAAGCAAGAACAGCCGCAGCACGAGCAGCAGGACGACGAGCCGCAGGACGACCACCACCGCGAAGCGCGCCACCGCACCGGCGCGGTCGAAGAAGCCGGCGCCGGAGACTCCGAGCGCGGGTCCGGGCGAGCGGGTGTGGGTGCTCGCCGTGCCGTTCCGCGCGCCGGCGCCGGGAGCGGTGTGGCACGCCGGCCTGCAGGCGCACGTCTGGGTCGGCCCGGACCTGCCACCGGAGCTCGCACCCTACGACCCGGCGCCCTACACGTTCGAGCGCTTCCTGGAGGACGAGCTCAACGAGAAGCCGCGGGCGGTCCCTCTGGCCCGGCCGATGACGCCGCGGGACCAGCAGTGCGACGGCGCCGACGTGGTGGCCGCCCACGCGGCAGCGGGCGGCCGGGTGTTCCTGCTCGGTGACGACCCCGGCGTGGGCAAGACCGGGACGGCGATCCTCGCGGTGAAGGCGATCGCCGAGCAGCGCGACGTCCGGACCGTCCTGGTGATCGCCGACCGCCCGGCCGCCATCACGATCCCGCACTGGACGCGCTCGATCGCCGGGTTCGGCGACGGCGGCCTCCGCTGGTGCGTGACCACCTGGGACCGGCTGGCGAAGGTCTCCACGCTCCGGTTCGACGTCGTCGTCGCCGACGAGGCGCACATGGTCCGGCACACCACCACCCAGCGCTGGAAGCACTGGAAGGCAGTGTCCGGGGCAGGCCGGGTCAAGGACGCCCCGTTCGTCCTGGCCTGCACCGCCACCCCCGCGCACACCCCGCTCGAGCTGCCCTACCTGGCCCCGGAGTTCGCCGTCCGGCACGGGGAGTCGATCCGAGAGTGGGCGGACCTGCCGAAGCGGCTCGAGGCCCACGGGTTCCACGTGGAACGTGGCCGCTACGGCTGGCAGTGGTCCGAGGACGCCGACGCCCGCCGCACCGACCTGACGCGGCTGCAGTCGTGGCTGGCCGACGCCGACCCGCCCGCCACGCTGCACCGCCCGGCGCCCTGGGGTCCGGTGTCGGTGACCGGCACGCCGGTGGCACTGACCCCCGCGGAGCGGGCCGCCTACGAGTCGGAGTGGTCGGAGTTCCGGGCGGAGATGCAGCTGGCCCGCAAGGCGCGGCAGAGCGCGAAGGGCCGGGCCGCGCTCATGCGGTTCCGCCAGAAGGCCGGGCTGATCCGGGTGCAGGCCACCGTCGACTGGGTCCGGGCTCAGGTGGAGGCCGAGCGCCAGGTGGCGGTCTCGGTCGAGTTCGTCGAGACGGCGGCCGACCCGATCCGCGAGGCCCTGCTGGACGCGGGCATCCCGGTCGCCGGCATCTACGGCAGGGACCGCTTCGATGTCGAGCGCGAGCGGCTGCGCTTCCAGCGGGGCGACGCGATGGTCTGCGTGTTCACCGTGACGGCGTCCATCTCGCTGCACGCCGGCGAGACTCTGCCGGACGGGCGGGCTGCCTCGGACACCCCGCGGGTGGGGCTCTTCCACCAGCCACGGTTCTCCGGCATCCAGGCCCGTCAGGTCACCGGCCGCACCCACCGGGACGGGAAGACCTCGCCGTGGCGGATCGCGTTCGCCGAGGACACCGTGGAGGAGCAGGTGGCGCGCGTGATGGTGGAGCGGCTGGCAGTCAGCGGCTCGGCCGCGGGCGCGGACACGTCGTCCCTCCGGGAGATCGCCGAGCTGCTCGACGCCGACTGGCTGCCCGCGGCGGCACTGGTCGACGGCTGA